Proteins from a genomic interval of Papaver somniferum cultivar HN1 chromosome 4, ASM357369v1, whole genome shotgun sequence:
- the LOC113274799 gene encoding uncharacterized protein LOC113274799, whose product MINNDWDLLCVYGPPQHHLRNIFWVNLSDYAAQIPKPLCIVGDLNAISNLTEKQGGSQKSNPANCEFKNFIHSRSLIGMGFIGPAFMWSNGATMDEPIFERLDIAICTPDWLFMFQNNRVMHLPRLKSDHAPILINTYRVNNMKTKFSINFEYYWVDHPEFNNLVHNSWDSNNLSIVDKINDVGRELNKWSRKEIGNIFRVFEETKQQLLGVQMDSHTRDTKQEEKELCQRIDYLNLLHQRYYEQGSKVNWIPNVDKNTHVFHLYVIQRKRRNQIVTIKSSEGNWITETSEVINFLVNHFTNLFKRDPDEDILRKI is encoded by the coding sequence ATGATAAATAATGATTGGGATCTTCTGTGTGTCTATGGCCCTCCCCAACATCATCTTAGAAACATATTTTGGGTTAATTTATCGGATTATGCTGCTCAAATACCTAAACCCTTGTGCATTGTGGGGGACCTGAATGCCATTAGTAACCTGACAGAGAAGCAGGGTGGGAGTCAGAAATCTAATCCGGCAAATTGCGAGTTCAAGAATTTTATTCATAGTAGAAGTCTGATAGGTATGGGGTTTATCGGTCCGGCATTTATGTGGTCTAATGGAGCTACTATGGATGAACCGATTTTTGAGAGGTTAGACAtagctatttgcaccccagattGGTTATTCATGTTCCAAAATAATAGAGTGATGCATCTTCCAAGACTTAAAAGTGACCATGCACCAATTCTGATCAATACATACAGAGTTAACAACATGAAGACGAAGTTCTCCATCAATTTTGAATATTATTGGGTTGATCATCCTGAGTTTAATAATTTGGTTCATAATTCTTGGGATTCAAACAATCTGAGTATTGTTGACAAAATTAATGATGTGGGAAGAGAATTGAATAAATGGAGTAGGAAAGAAATTGGAAACATTTTTAGAGTTTTTGAAGAAACGAAGCAACAACTTCTCGGGGTGCAAATGGATTCTCATACAAGAGACACCAAACAGGAGGAGAAAGAGCTGTGCCAGAGAATTGATTACTTAAATCTTTTGCATCAGAGATATTATGAGCAGGGGAGCAAGGTGAATTGGATCCCCAATGTAGACAAAAACACTCACGTGTTTCACCTCTATGTTAtccaaagaaagagaaggaaccaGATTGTAACAATAAAGTCTTCTGAAGGTAATTGGATTACTGAAACTTCTGAGGTGATAAACTTCTTAGTAAATCACTTCACCAATCTTTTCAAGAGAGACCCAGATGAAGACATACTCCGAAAAATTTAA